One stretch of Mustelus asterias chromosome 21, sMusAst1.hap1.1, whole genome shotgun sequence DNA includes these proteins:
- the LOC144508976 gene encoding programmed cell death 1 ligand 1-like: MRTSPQFNFLVLWVQLIAWFAVGFRVQTMKGQLIAIINQTILLECRFNITEDSMKDIVITWQRVETNEVVHSYYYGKDQLGEQNHQFSGRTSLFPEEFKNGNASLSLADVKPKDMGKYQCYVSNTAENYRRIISVTPAAFYNEPLLSIKQELSSIILTFESRGYPEADISWYNGDSLDVSFVSNCSYQATDGLCTIQSSMEVNVTGKRPTYTFVLRNAAVNQTISRTLTLLTEDSIPKADVHCHWYRVIISFILGAIFINIVLVMILRKLKYMNLEHTIPDPT, encoded by the exons ATGAGGACAAGCCCTCAGTTCAATTTTCTTGTTCTGTGGGTACAGCTCATCG CATGGTTCGCAGTTGGATTCAGAGTCCAAACGATGAAGGGACAACTAATAGCTATCATTAATCAAACTATTTTGCTGGAATGTCGTTTCAATATAACTGAAGACTCGATGAAGGATATTGTAATCACCTGGCAACGTGTGGAGACAAACGAGGTTGTCCACAGTTACTACTACGGAAAAGACCAGCTTGGTGAACAGAATCATCAATTTTCAGGCAGGACAAGTCTATTTCCGGAAGAGTTTAAAAACGGAAATGCCTCATTGAGCCTCGCGGACGTAAAACCAAAGGACATGGGAAAATACCAGTGTTACGTCAGCAATACGGCTGAAAATTATAGAAGAATCATTTCCGTCACACCTGCAG CATTCTACAATGAGCCACTGCTAAGCATCAAACAGGAGCTGTCGAGCATCATTTTAACATTTGAGTCCCGTGGCTACCCAGAGGCGGATATTTCCTGGTACAATGGAGACAGTCTCGATGTTTCCTTTGTGTCCAATTGTTCCTATCAAGCTACTGATGGTCTGTGCACAATCCAAAGCTCGATGGAAGTCAATGTCACAGGAAAACGTCCTACCTACACGTTTGTTCTAAGAAACGCTGCCGTCAATCAAACTATCTCTCGGACACTTACTTTGCTAACCG AAGATTCAATCCCGAAGGCAGACGTTCACTGCCATTGGTATCGAGTCATAATAAGTTTTATTCTGGGGGCTATATTTATAAATATAGTTCTGGTTATGATATTACGGAAACTCAAATATATGAATCTTGAACACACCATTCCAGATCCAACATGA